The genomic window GTGGAATAAGTCTCTGCAGAGCTGGCAGCGGAGCATGGGGGGCCGCGCCCCATGTAGGGGGGGGCCCCACAGGGGTGTCCCCCCCACACGTCTCCCCCCGGGGGCAGGGAagaggggggggtggtggtgggggcgtctccactcccctctccctcGGAGACCCGTCCACTAGGGCAGGTCTTCGATAGGTTGATCTTCTGCAGTCGCCGGATTCCTTCCTTCTCTTTCTGCTCGCCTTGTTTGAACGCAGAGACCTGGAGTGAGAAAGGACAAGAATGGGGAAAGGAAtggagagcgagacagagaggggagagggaaggaCAAAGGAGAAAAGGAGAGGGAGGATTGTTTAGAACACACCTGTATTAGATTTTTTCCATCAATTACATGATCTtaagaagaaaaagagagagagagagagagagagagagagtgagagcgagagaacTCACGATGGAGCCGGGATCCCGGAGATCCTGAGCTGATAGACCCAGGCTGTCGATGTCGGATTTATACAGGAGGGAGCAATCCCTCTCCCGCACCCGCCTCCTCCACTTGGAACGCTTCACactgtctgagctggcatcagcaCAAGGGCACAGCACCTGAGAGGACAGACaggattacacacacacagccactgagaggagagagacagggttacacacacacacacacacacacaaaacacctgagaggagagaaacagggttacacacacaaaacacctgagaggagagaaacagggttacacacacagcacctgagaggagagagacagggttacacacacacagcccctgaaaggagagagacagggttacacacacacagcccctgaaaggagagagacagagttacacACAGTACCTGAGAGGAGAAACAGggtcacacacactctcacctcCAGCAGGCTGTAGCAGGAGTTCCTCTTCAGGAAGGTCTTGCTTGCCTTCTCTCTCCAGGAGTGAGCGGTCACCACCTGCAGTTCCAGGTGCCGCAGCTCCTCCATGCGCACAGGCAGGTCCCTGCCGATCGCAACCAGCCCCTCCAGATCATCCAGGCAGGGGAAGTGCTCTCCATTCTGggggggaagagaggagagagcggtGAGCGAGCGAGAGCGAGACTGGAGAGCGAGACTGGAGAGCGGGAGCGAGCCTGGAGAGCGAGCCCGGAGAGCGAGAGCGAGCCCGGAGTGCGAGAGCGAGCCCGGAGAGCGGGAGCGAGCCCGGAGAGCGGGAGCGAGACCGGAGAGCGGGAGCGAGACCGGAGAGCGAGACCGGAGAGCGAGCGGGAGCGAGACCGGAGAGCGAGCGAGACCGGAGAGCAAGCAAGACCGGAGAGCGAGCGGGAGCGAGCGCAAGCGGGAGCGAGACCGGAGAGCGAGCGCAAGCGGGAGCGAGACCGGAGAGCGAGCGCAAGCGGGAGCGGAGAGCGAGAGCGAGACCGGAGAGCGAGCGGAGAGCGGGAGCGAGACCGGAGAGCGAGCGGGAGCGAGACCGGAGAGCGAGCGAGACCGGAGAGCGAGCAAGACCGGAGAGCGAGCGGGAGCGAGCGCAAGCGGGAGCGAGACCGGAGAGCGAGCGCAAGCGGGAGCGAGACCGGAGAGCGAGCGCAAGCGGGAGCGAGACCGGAGAGCGAGCGCAAGCGCGAGCGAGACCGGAGACCGGAGAGCGAGCGCGAGCGAGACCGGAGAGCGAGCGCGAGCGAGACCGGAGAGCGAGCGCGGAGAGCGAGCGCGAGAGCGGAGAGCGAGCGCGAGCGGGAGCGAGACTGAGACTGGAAAGAGGGAGTGAGAGACTGGCAACCGAGGAGAATGCCAGGATGCTGTGTGTATTGATCAGTACTGATTGATCAGTTACCTGTATCTCCTCCAGGTCGGCGGTCCACGCCCGTGCCTTGCTCAGGGCCTCGCTGAGTGCCAGGATTTTGGGCAGCTGCACTGGGATGTTCTGAGCCTCCTTAATGATGGCCTCCATGGTGGCGGGGGGGTGCTTCTGCCTGTGGGGGTACAGTACCGAATCTGCACAGACTGTATAGACTCTGTCTGTATAATATCtacttttatatagcgcttttcatagtggacaaccatcacaaagcacgtTACAAGAtacgaaactagggtgtgtgagctatgcatcagctgcagagtcactcacaacaacgtctcaccccaaagatgcagcacaaggaggttcagtgacttgctcagggtcacacacagcgagacaggggctgagcttggatttgaaccttCTGGTtccaagcctgtttctttaaacactggaccacacagcctcctatgaggTATACACTGTATTGACAGTCTATTGACTCTATTGCCCCTGCATACTCTATACTCTGTATTGTACAGACTATTGTCCTGTCTTGCTCACCTGGCCTCCAGGCAGATACCAGCCTTCTCCTCCCAGCTCTCTGCAATGGTCAGCAGCTCCTGCAGCTCGGCCATGGCATTCTCCACGGCAGCGCTCTGTGGCACGCTGCACCCCGCCTCCATCAGCGACCTCATGACCTCCAAGGTGACCTGCGACCCCGCCGAGGCCAGGGCCCGCTTCACCTCCGCCAGCCAACGCCCCTGCTCCAGCAGCCCCCTCAGCTGCTCCACTTCGGGGGCCTCCACAGGCAGGGAAGCCCCCTGCTCCAGCAGGGCCTGGATCTGAGAGGGGGCCGCAGGGGAGAGCGCCGCCCCCTGCAGGAGAGCTTGAGCACTGCCCTGGTACAGCTCCACTGCCGAAAGCACGGCCTGGGAGACACGGGGAGGACAAAAGAAATGAACGCAAGCGTAAAGCATAAATGAATCTGCCTACTTCACCCTGTCTCTTACATCAGTTAACATGTccagctctggccagaagttttgcttcccctagaatttcaggattgagacaattaaataaatactcatcctttagatatttttaaaatatacaaacaggCATCCCTAacggaagccataacagcagcAGACTAGCATTTCCAAAACGATGTGTGATtcagcattattcagcagctttcattggactctatgaagctgagtgagttcatgcTAAGAGGGTGatgaggcaaaacttttggccagagttgTATTGCAAGCTCCCAGGCAGCGAGTGTGGGATAAGAGTGGAGCGTGCTGCCCTCTTGTGGACAGCCTGgatagatacagacagagagagagagagagagtgagagagttcTCTCACCTGCACCTCGGGGATCTGGGACAGGATACAGGGCAGCGTCTGCATCTGATCCAGGAACGTCTTCAACTCAGCTACCGTCATCTTAGGCAGGCTGGAGAAAGGCGGAGAGAGGAGAGGTCAACATACTGACTGACACACCTACACAGAGGAGACTGGGCCAGCTGCACAGGGAGACCAGAGCACACAATGCAGATTAGTTAGACATGATACACAGATGTTCATTTAAAAGTGTAGCTAGGCGTATGTGGGTAACAGCGTATGTGCGGCTATCCTGTACAAAATGATGTTGTGCACTGGAAAtcaatgtacatttaaaacaaatacaacagccCCCCTCCCGTCCTCTCCTCTCACCCGGTGTGTCTGCGTGTCTTCCCCAGCAGGACGGCGCTCTCGCTCACCCAGCGCTCTGCCTCGGAGATCGTGCCACGCAGCCGGTACAGCAGCTCATTGTCAGGAAACTTCTTATCAGCAGCTTCAGAGCACAGGGCTCTCAGCTCTTCCACTGCTGCGGGAAGAGAGAGGCAGAGGAGCGCTTCAGCCAGTGCCTTCAAACTGGGTGACAGACTGGAAGAGgcagagtcaagcagaccagcgtttgggctctagtgccttcatcagcattATTGAAGTgaaccccctccctctctcacctctcttCCTCCCGTCCTCCATGTCCAGGGCCTGCTTCACCTTGCCTGCCCAGATATCGTAGGACTCTGCTCTCAGCTTCAGCTTGTGCAGCATGGTGGGCAGCTCATCCAGGGTGTAGCGATacctgagagagaggaggagagaacaAGCGTGAGCATCAGCCAATTAAATGACATTACTTAGTCATTCTGCAGACGCTTTTGTCCAGACCAACTtccagagactaggagggtgaactctgcatcatcaacaactgctgctgctgcagagtcacttccaataggtgTGAACAGTGGTACCTGAGGTAGTGTCTGTCTCTCTGGTGGACAGGGGGGCAGGGGTATCTGAGATAGTGCCTCTCTGGGGGACAGGGGTACCCGAGGTAGTGTCTCCCCGGGGGACAGCGTGGACAGGGGTACCTGAGGTAGTGTCTCTCTGGGGGACAGGCGCACAGCTCGTCCATGTGATTAAGGCACACCAGCCGGTCGGGGCAGCTGTAGCAGGCGAGCGCTGACAGGAAGCAGGTGGTCTTGCATTTGTCACAAACCCGCTCGTCATCCGGGAGCAACTCAAACGCCTCGCGCTCCGCCTCCGTGATACCCTGAGAGACACGGGacagggagagacagggagagagaagggaggagagacaggagagcaAGAGGGGAacggagagagagagtgagataaACAGGTAAGTTAACAGAGAGGCCAGTTGATAGTCAGACAGCCAGCAATGctttcctcaactccctcccttcctcctcaCCTTGTCCAGCAGCGCCTTCCTCAGCTTCCTCTCTTCCTGCACCATGATGAACATCTCCTTGTGCACCGCGGCAGCCAGGTTGAGGTCCAGTCTCTCCGGGCAGGCCGCCATCTTGCAGGTGAGCTCCTCGTGAGAGAACACACAGTACCGACGCAGCCGGCGATAATGCTCAATGCAGCGACGTCCTGCAGGGAGCTGGGTGGGGGGGAGgaacagagggggagagagagagaggagggggaacagagacagagagaaagaggaggggaagagcagagtgagagagaagaggggaagagagagaaagaggagaagaacggagtgagagagaggaggggaacAGAGGAAAGAGGGGAAGAGTGGAGAGGGAAAGAAGGGGAGATGGGAAAGAgaagggggaagagagagaggggcagggagGAGAGACATGGACGGAgggaggagagacaggagagcgtgggaggggatggagagaggaaGGGAAGAGAAATGGAACAACACACACGAATCAAAACcccattttcacaaaaaaaaaagtaaattaaatcatttttactATCAAGGCGTCTCTCAATGTGCGATTGAGAGACTCTAATGGCAGGATCAGCTGAATTCTTACAggagtaaaacacagaaaatctgAAGCCCTGATTATACTGCAGTCTGGTGTTGATTATCCCATTACAGAACCACAATCGTTAAAAATCGACACGTCGATACTCACCCAGTCTGCGGCAGCGAAGTTCACTGCCTCTGCAAAGTTGTACCCTTGGTTGAAGCCGCTGTGGTAAGCCCTGGGGAAGGTGATCACAAACTCCCCTGCACACTGATTGGTACGCACCACCTGGAAAAGGGAAAGAGATAGGAGCGGGTTACACCAACTGAGGAAAAAGcagaatttgggggggggggggggggggagaggtccGTCTCTGTTTgagaatttgggggggggggttgggggggtggggggggggggggggggactaaccAGCAGTATGCTGGGGTTCACAACGCTCtcagtgtttctctctctctgtactcACCGGCACCCCATACCCCATCAGGATGTTAGGGTTCATAATGGTGACGAGCTGGTGCAGCAGGTCTGGCTGGCTCTCAAACAATTCGGGGGTCAGCTTCTTCATCACCTCCTCTAGACGCTCTGCTGATGATGAGGGGACCCCATACCAGGTCTTGGGCTCCCCCCTGGAACGGAGAGGGGAGAGGATTAGACTCCTCAACACTTcaaaagaaacagcaaaacaaacccAGACAGCTCTCTCTATCATCTAGAAGGGAAAATGCAGGTCCCGAGAAATTATCATCTAACCAAAGAACCGTTTTATTAATGGGATCGTTTTCATTTAACTCtctgcggtccatttattcagcgcttgccaggcgcgtcgggtccagtttattttcacgcACGCAGTTTAAATCCCCCCCcaaagagtaaaacaggtttaaaaggcactgaatcgcaaaaggacactcagtactgcatctccagccaagccacaccccttgttcgttgtatttttcacatacctctctacagacgtgcatactgataaatcctctcctgaccactcgttttatcaaactcctcaataatgtgatccaagtcattattattactataacatctcaaaaagctctgcagatgtctgtgatattctttgagcgctggatgcagaagcagctctctcctttgttataTCTGTAGTGGaaggggctatgagatacaccctttttttctgtttcattcggctcctatcagtctcactcggccattgaaaggttttctctgttttttccgGAGGAAAACGATTAGACacctgcgcttgacgtctttttgatgatgtgggacaaggtccagacatcggactggaaagggaaaatcgtaatgtcggaccctgtcccacacaagactgcaaagggttaacacacTTGGTCTACATTCAAGGATGCTGGTCGTTTTGGTCTTGcaccccaaaacaaacaatagaCACCTCTGTTAGGATACGACAGCTCCCCCCTCTCTATCCCCTCTCTCCAATGCAGGTAGTTGATGGAGTAGCTCTCCTCTCTATCCCTCCCCCCTGCCCCTCTCCAGTACAGGTAGTTGATGGAGTAGCTCTCCTCTCtatcccctcctctctctctcctcaccagTGCAGGTAGTTGATGGAGTAGCTCCAGTGGTCCTCGATGTGCCAGCAGAAGGTTGAGAAGACCATGCCCACGTACAGCCAGGGCACCTTCATACCCGAGATGTCAGCGTTGATGTGGCAGAGCACAGACTGATCCAGCACGGGCATGACGTTCAGGTTCCACCCGCTGCGGGCGTACTcctgagagacagggagggagagagagaagatcaGCAATCTGAATTAGTATGATTAATCCCCAAGTGGCTCTCCTTACCAATCTCACACACTGTTTATATGGTATACTGTACTTCCAGTGTAATACCAGAGTCTTGCCAATAAAACACCTTTGAATATGAATTTGAGAGAAAAAATAAGTCAAACCTCTCCCTCCTCCAGTACCAGCCCAGTCTCCTCTCAGCCCCCTCCCTCTACCTCCTCCAGTACTAGCCCCGTCTCCCCTTagccccctccctctctccctcctccagtctctctctccctcctccagtACCAGCCCCGCCTCCCctcagccccctctctctctccctcctccagtACCAGCCCCATCTCCTCTCTGCCCCTCCCTCAGTACCTCCCctcagccccctctctctctccctcctccagtACCAGCCCCATCTCCTCTCTGCCCCTCCCTCATCCTGCATCAGCCCGTCTCCCCTcagacccctccctctctcctccagtACCAGCTCCCTTTCTCCTCAGTCTCTCCCCCCCCTCACCTCCTCCTCCGGTGCCAGCTTCCTCTTCCCGTTGTTCATTGGGAATCCGCTTCCGAAGTCCTTGGAGTGGATGTCAGCTCCGTACTCCACCGTCACGTCCTCCTCGATGCTGCTGACCAGCCGCCAGAACTCCTTCTCCACCAGCTCTGTGGGGACCATCTGCAACAGCACAAAGACACAGCGTGAATATAAgatacagcacagaacactgacacagacacagggTAActatacagaaatacacaggtTGAGTATAAGAGATACAGCACACAGAACTGACACAATGAATATAAGAGATACAGCATTGACACAGACACAGGATGACTATACAGAGATACACAGGGTGGGTATAAGAGATACAGCACAGAGCACTAACACAGAGACACAAGGTGAATATAAGAGAAACAGCACACAGCATTGACAAACACAGGGTGACTATACAGAGATACAGCACAGAGCACCGACACAGAGAAACAGGGTGAACATAAGAGATACAGCACAGCGCATTGATATAGTGAATATAAgagatacagcacagtgtattgacacagacacactcacgTGGACAGGCATGTTGAAGTAATCCGCCTTGAAGGCATCGGCCATCTCCCCAAAGCTCTGCAGCGTGTACTCCCGAGTCGCCTGCTCAAACCCAAACGCCTCCGCGGGGCGGGTGCACTCCTgaggggggaagagagagagagaggtgggggtaCTGCAGTACTCACCTTACCCACAGAAAGTGTGGTGTGTATAGCTAGGGGTAGGGGTTAGGGTGTAGGGTTAGGGTGATCCTCACCTCAGCCACACACTTGGGGCAGCGCCAGTCCCCCTTGGGGGTCTCGGAGAGAGGGGGcaggaggcagaaggtgtggtagTTGTCGTCACAGCCGTCACACAGAAGCAGCTTGTCATCCTCATCCCCGCGAGAGCACATCCGACACACGAAGGAGTCCacctgacacgcacacacacacacgcagaaaGACACATCAGCGGCTCCCAGACACagatctatgtgtgtgtgtgtgtgtgtgtatactgtacaatgTGTGTGTTACTCACAATCTGTGTGTTGCTCtggttgtgtgtgcgtgcgtgttgcTCTggttgtgtgtgtctcagtgttacTCACGATCTGTGTGTTGGTCTGGTTGCGTCGCAGTCGCATGGTCATCTTGGTGCAGGGCTCCTCCTGGCTGGGGCTCTCTGGCTTCACGTCGGGCTGCAAGGAGTCCCCCGAGGGCTTGACGTCCTCGTCGGGCCccgggggaggggagaggggctCCTCCTTCACCCCCACACTGTCCTTCACCACCACAGTCTGGGGGAGCTCATCTGCGACAGGGAGGGAAAGATCTCACTACAGAAGTGTGGCTTAGCTGTATTTGTACAGAGTCAgctccatacacacacacacacacacacactccagacACTCAACAGCCTGAGCCAAGCAATGTCCCAACCAAGTTTCATTGCACTTTGATGACTCAGCCAAGGGGTCAGTGCAGAATAGTTCAGAGTTTGAGGCACGGTAGTCACTTTATAGCCCATTAGCGTATAGATGTTTCAGTCTATGAAGAGCTGGGTGTACTGGCTGTATGGTCTGCAGATACCTTTCTTCCTCAGGGCCTTGTCTCGGGGCACCAGTCCCAGACCCATCATCTTGGGCCCGGCTCCGTAGATCTGCAGCTTCTTCAGCTCAGGATTCTTCTCAATGTCCTCCTCTGTGGGCTCgggctgcaggagagagagaggaggggggcgGCTATATAGACTAAAAGTTCTGGGGGTACAGCGAGCGCTTAGTTTGGAGGTACTCACGTCAGGCTGCAGCCGGTTGGCCCGGCGCCCCAGGTTGATGATTTTGGATGGGGGTACAGATTGCCGCAGGGGGATGCTGTGGGGTTTGTACTCCTTATCCTTGTCTTCACTGTCATACAGCTGCCGGGACTTTAACTGCTACAGAacgagaaggggagagagagagggaaaaatacatacattatatatatatatataaaatgaagactataaatgcatttaaagaaaaaagcacGTCAGGCTTTCTATACCACAAAGACTCAAAACACCAATAAACATTTGGCTCTCAATCTGCAAGCAATCCTGCTGTTCAGCAGTGAAGTGTGGGGACCACTtgcaaacactgaacacaaaaacTGGGACAAAAGCCCAACAGAAATCCTAAAACTGGAATTTTGTAGAAACATCCTGCAGGTTCTCCTACACACCTTCGGacgagatgtaaaacaaacgaggtcctattggaagtgactctgcagctgcagcagcagttgctgatgatgcagagttcacccccctagtctctgagTTGCTAAATGACTTGTTAACAATAGACTTATCTACACAGACCACTACACCGCTGGGAGAAATACACAATTTTTATATCTACATACAGAGTCAGAATATAAAAAGACCGTCAGGAAAAGTCAGTGCACTCACATATtaacgagtgtgtgtgtgtgtgtgtgtgtgtgtgtggggggggtgttaCCGTGAGGTTGCCCCCCGACTGGAACATCTCGAAGGGATACACGATCCTCTCGTAGTGCGAGCGCAGCAGGGAGCCGATGTTCTTGCCGGGGGGGTACCCCAATCTCTGAGCCACTCGCACCCAGCGTCGCTCCTTACAGACAGTCTCGTAGCCTCCCTCCTCCATCACTATCTGagaacagagagagggagaggggggggggtagAGGGAGGGGGAAAAGGAGAGAGAATGtatgaagacgctgagaaagacttctagcgGAACCGTTTATTAAAAGTTtaatttatgaagtttcttttcGTTTTTCTATTGAAGACACtcagagacttctagtggaaacgaaTGCATTAAGAATTTAGTCTCTCTCCCTGTGTTGCTCAGTTCTCTCTCCCACACCTTGCCCAGGCTGTAGAGGTCCAGTATGCGTCTCTCAATATTGGGGATCTTCAGAGAGGACCCCTGAATCTCCCAGAACTTTGCGATGCGATCCAGATAGTTCAGCTTCACACGAGTCTCAGCCTACAAAGGgaaagaagaaaaatgtgttattttactaacaatgagtcattcagcagacacttttatccaaagcgattcagagactaggggggggggggtgaactctgcatcatcaacaactgctgctgctgcagagtcacttccaataggacctcattttgtttcatcagaaggtcggagcacaaggagattcagtgacttgctcagggtcacacacacacacacaaacacagggagtCAGGGGCtaagccgggatttgaacctcctggtatcaagacccctttctttaaccactagatcCAGTGAGCCTCTTAATATATTGTTCcaggaaatacattttatatgtagAAATATATTACCTGGGGTAATTGAGGCCAGCATATTTTGCACTGCACATATTTCCCACCCCCACTATATTACAGAGATAGcaatcagactcctgctgcagagcagtgtcacccactccaggttttactaccagcttgatcagcccctaGCATGTCTAGGCAACAAGTTCAGGTGCATCGTCTTATTAAAACTCATAGTGAAAGCAGGAATAGATCATGCTGCTGTGCAACAGCTGTCAAATTTCCATCTCTGCACATGTATATGCCAGACAGTGTACAATTGCCTTGATTTAAACCACCAAGACAGGAACTTGACAGTGTGGTTTCTGGTCTTGCACCTGTTAGCTTGTACATTTCACCCAGATGGTTTCAACCTTGTCTCAGAGTTTGGTCTGTGGTGAGCaaggttagctgtatagtccagcagtcacagtgagcagggttagctgtatagtccagcagtcacagtgagcagggttagctgtatagtccagcagtcacagtgagcagggtcagctgtatagtccagcagtcacagtgagcagggttagctgtatagtccagtcacacacaaacacactcacctCCAGCTCATTGAGTCTCTGAATTCGGGGAGTGAACCTGAAGTTATCCACATCCACTGCAAAGGGGGGCTGCCAGTcctgagaaagagagaaagaaaaatagaGAGAGAGGTTTTAGACATCCTCACAAAGT from Polyodon spathula isolate WHYD16114869_AA chromosome 16, ASM1765450v1, whole genome shotgun sequence includes these protein-coding regions:
- the LOC121328496 gene encoding LOW QUALITY PROTEIN: lysine-specific demethylase 5C-like (The sequence of the model RefSeq protein was modified relative to this genomic sequence to represent the inferred CDS: inserted 1 base in 1 codon) produces the protein MESDEFVPPPECPVFEPTREEFADPLGYIAKIRPIAEKSGICKIRPPADWQPPFAVDVDNFRFTPRIQRLNELEAETRVKLNYLDRIAKFWEIQGSSLKIPNIERRILDLYSLGKIVMEEGGYETVCKERRWVRVAQRLGYPPGKNIGSLLRSHYERIVYPFEMFQSGGNLTQLKSRQLYDSEDKDKEYKPHSIPLRQSVPPSKIINLGRRANRLQPDPEPTEEDIEKNPELKKLQIYGAGPKMMGLGLVPRDKALRKKDELPQTVVVKDSVGVKEEPLSPPPGPDEDVKPSGDSLQPDVKPESPSQEEPCTKMTMRLRRNQTNTQIVDSFVCRMCSRGDEDDKLLLCDGCDDNYHTFCLLPPLSETPKGDWRCPKCVAEECTRPAEAFGFEQATREYTLQSFGEMADAFKADYFNMPVHMVPTELVEKEFWRLVSSIEEDVTVEYGADIHSKDFGSGFPMNNGKRKLAPEEEEYARSGWNLNVMPVLDQSVLCHINADISGMKVPWLYVGMVFSTFCWHIEDHWSYSINYLHWGEPKTWYGVPSSSAERLEEVMKKLTPELFESQPDLLHQLVTIMNPNILMGYGVPVVRTNQCAGEFVITFPRAYHSGFNQGYNFAEAVNFAAADWLPAGRRCIEHYRRLRRYCVFSHEELTCKMAACPERLDLNLAAAVHKEMFIMVQEERKLRKALLDKGITEAEREAFELLPDDERVCDKCKTTCFLSALACYSCPDRLVCLNHMDELCACPPERHYLRYRYTLDELPTMLHKLKLRAESYDIWAGKVKQALDMEDGRKRAVEELRALCSEAADKKFPDNELLYRLRGTISEAERWVSESAVLLGKTRRHTGLPKMTVAELKTFLDQMQTLPCILSQIPEVQAVLSAVELYQGSAQALLQGAALSPAAPSQIQALLEQGASLPVEAPEVEQLRGLLEQGRWLAEVKRALASAGSQVTLEVMRSLMEAGCSVPQSAAVENAMAELQELLTIAESWEEKAGICLEARQKHPPATMEAIIKEAQNIPVQLPKILALSEALSKARAWTADLEEIQNGEHFPCLDDLEGLVAIGRDLPVRMEELRHLELQVVTAHSWREKASKTFLKRNSCYSLLEVLCPCADASSDSVKRSKWRRRVRERDCSLLYKSDIDSLGLSAQDLRDPGSIVSAFKQGEQKEKEGIRRLQKINLSKTCPSGRVSEGEGSGDAPTTTPPSSXAPGGRRVGGTPLWGPPLHGARPPMLRCQLCRDLFHSGCVSFPKLLPQTSPSPAASSPPSPVLCWWDWDSRFLCPLCQRGRRPRLETILALLVALQRVPVRLPEGEALQCLTERAINWQSRAAAALASPELQGALEKLAQLQDRLAGREEGLSSGTGSAGKGHGEDRTEREEGHSQEDSRDGMKREDENTSADTKSSQENGHSRTENYSSGVTDIEQLHALLPLLEGPVIELSPQAREELEELQMEGDLLEVSLDQSQSIWRVLQAAQKPPLDTLATIIEAERMESRSGGRARAKDSDKRRKRKCGGRGEGLLSVSRDRFETKKTKGEAAQPLHSSNGVGIL